In the genome of Sinorhizobium chiapasense, the window ACTCGGCCTATGTTGCCGCGCATGCTTCACGATTCTGCTCATGTGCCGAAGCCCTCGCTGACCGAAGTGCTCTTCGGCTGGTTCCTGCGCCTGGTGTCGGCGTCCTGCTTCTGGTTCGCCCTGAACTATTGGGCGATGCTCATCGGATTTTCCCACAACGGCGCCGGCCGGTTTGATCTGCTGCCGCCGGAGTGGCGCGCCGCGGCCACCGCCCTTGCCGTCGTCTATCCGGTCGCTGCAATCGGCCTATGGCTTTTGGTTTCCTGGGGGCCCGTTGTCTGGGTGCTCGCCGCGGCAATCGAAATCGCCGTGCATGAGTTCTACCCTGGCATTTTCGGCGCGCGGCCTTTGCTTTTCGTGCTCCACGGGGCTGTCGCCGTAACCTTCGTTCTTTTCCGCATTGCGCTTTTCGTGCAGCGACTGCGGCAGGCGCGGAAGGTAAGGGTTGATTCACCCTGAGACACGCTCGCCCGACGGTAAGTTCATGTTAAGGCTGCGGTTTAAGTAGAATTTTATACGTATTCGATAGGGTCTCACTCA includes:
- a CDS encoding DUF6163 family protein encodes the protein MLHDSAHVPKPSLTEVLFGWFLRLVSASCFWFALNYWAMLIGFSHNGAGRFDLLPPEWRAAATALAVVYPVAAIGLWLLVSWGPVVWVLAAAIEIAVHEFYPGIFGARPLLFVLHGAVAVTFVLFRIALFVQRLRQARKVRVDSP